The Aigarchaeota archaeon genome contains a region encoding:
- a CDS encoding TIGR00289 family protein, whose product MTLRVAALFSGGKDSTYAVYKTLLEGNSVEYLVTVVTRNPNSWMFHRINVEMTRYQADAIGIKQIMVPSMGIKEKEVEDLKVALERLSDVDGLVSGVIASRYQRNRIEKVCSELGLKHLTPLWGMEPDRLLREQYALGFESIVTSVSAEGLDESWLGRKLDEAAIDELRRLSEKFGINMCFEGGEGETFVLDCPIFKKKLRVKEAVKKWFGDCGVYEIISLDCINKT is encoded by the coding sequence AAGGACAGCACGTACGCCGTCTACAAAACATTACTCGAAGGCAACTCTGTAGAATACCTAGTGACGGTTGTAACACGTAACCCAAACTCTTGGATGTTTCATAGGATAAACGTTGAGATGACGCGGTACCAAGCAGATGCTATCGGCATAAAACAGATAATGGTGCCTAGCATGGGCATCAAAGAGAAAGAGGTTGAGGACCTAAAGGTAGCGTTGGAGAGGCTGAGTGATGTAGATGGCTTAGTCTCGGGGGTTATCGCAAGCCGCTACCAGAGGAATAGAATAGAAAAAGTTTGTAGCGAACTCGGACTTAAGCATCTCACACCGCTCTGGGGCATGGAACCCGATAGGTTACTCCGTGAACAATATGCATTAGGTTTCGAGAGTATAGTAACGTCTGTCTCGGCCGAAGGTCTTGATGAAAGTTGGTTGGGCAGGAAGTTAGACGAAGCTGCGATAGACGAACTTCGCCGACTAAGCGAAAAATTCGGGATAAATATGTGCTTCGAAGGTGGCGAGGGCGAAACCTTTGTCCTCGACTGTCCCATCTTCAAGAAAAAACTTAGGGTGAAGGAAGCCGTTAAAAAGTGGTTTGGCGACTGTGGTGTCTACGAGATAATTAGTTTGGATTGCATTAATAAAACGTAG